The following proteins are co-located in the Seriola aureovittata isolate HTS-2021-v1 ecotype China chromosome 7, ASM2101889v1, whole genome shotgun sequence genome:
- the iqgap3 gene encoding ras GTPase-activating-like protein IQGAP3 translates to MADSASQNRYERLTAEQMDEQRIQNVAYQYLCRLEEAKRWMEACLGEELPAPTELEEALRNGVVLAKLGHRFAPNVVPLKKIYDPEQHRYQAVGLQFRHTDNINHWRNAMTTLGLPTIFHPETTDVYDKKNMPRAVYCIHALSLYLYRLGLAPQIHDLYGKVKFTEEEINNMKLELDKYGIQMPAFNKIGGILANELSVDEAAVHAAVIAINEAVDRGDVGVMAGALRNPNAMLSDLQEALMSVYHQMLHQAKRGKAQHAAGRRGGSEEKDIYEEYLTQREIQENINIVNVRSAVEQVDEALESADELSLLSALQLPCLALRGLRTDNGPWYLDQLSADRQQKALDQGCVDPLEPDELQEAVTIANQEAQRAKNMLTAVQSVNASLRGSDPRHTVSCLMTSDLQLPEVFPFAASLYHKELQLLQRQTPQGELQQEELYVAVEMLSAVALINQAMGAGSLQQFSSSLVSPSAGLSDVDDTLLDRYFECLVGVKQEMSRDLLTWNQLQEGINSVNSSVQDEHQKLLAVGVINEAVIRGDSQKLLSALLLPSCGVEEVLPANTCRYLTLLSKARQHKAQVSRDPGAELWLADIQEGVRRANQQSQRALKVCLSVAAVNQAVKENRVNQTLRVLSLPEVELQGLISTCAAEYQRELLSLLTHKTHTGDNRSPWVRVRLEDGSFYYFHLNRLEGNWERPAGFVQNSVFIDREEIKEVISSVSGSYSRSVLWKSSDALVVRLQAACRGFLVRQQLEVRRRYLISQTPAVIVIQSQWRRFVQQRAYRRRLQFLYMNWRAAVKLQSFVKMWLAKRKYQARLRFFRRNVGAIIKIQAFFRASRARDQYRMLVHSDTPPLSVVRKFVHLLDLGDGDIREEAELLRMREEVVRSIRFNRQLEADLDLMDLKIGLLVRNRATLQEVVSHCKKLTKKNKEQLSDMMDVERSKGLKALSRGRRERLEAYQHLFYLLQTQPLYLAQLIFLMPQSRSTSFMEMLVFSLFNYGSDRREAFLLLQLFTEALRYEIRLKVEQPQDVVTGNPTVIKMLVNFYRHARGHNALREALGPALQDVLQDRTLSIRTDPVEVYKTWINQTETQTGHKSSLPYEVSAKDALSHPEVQRRIDIAIINLKNLTDRVLKAITSNLHKLPYGLRYTAKVLRDALKTKFPEASDDELYKIVGNLVYYRYMNPAVVAPDGFDVVDRSAGSALQPEQRHILGSIARMLQHAAANKHFHGDGYHVRALNQYISQTHTRFRKFLLSVCDVPEPEDRFSMDEYSELLIVNKPVIYISVSELLNTHKLLLEHQEVLCPDSSDPLRLLLKDLGSVPTLQELIGESSSSSSSADPGSESQSCKMEVSLTLTSKFDIFSETDDKPDARGLLLSTKQLIIDVIRTQPGDSLRDILRTSPSHDQEVCHDWLMQRRARQDALTPEKMKRNQSLVANSNLSLEEKKRKILRCLRRLEGLGVLRSPQTENQILQMIAKDIRQQRLHRQRRGAELVKLRQTLSSLQVKSSFHSEQVDFYRHYITSCLDNLTANSKSTNKKAAESKGKKKLPALSYSAARLQEKGVLLEIEDLPPTQFKNVVFDIVPGPETGSFKVKTRFLGVEMEEFLLKYQDLLQLQYEGVAVMKMFDKAKINVNLLIFLLNKKFFKK, encoded by the exons ATGGCCGACTCAGCTTCACAGAACCGCT atgagcgtctgacagcagagcagatggATGAGCAGAGGATCCAGAACGTGGCCTACCAGTACCTGTGCAGGTTGGAGGAGGCCAAGAG GTGGATGGAGGCGTGTCTGGGGGAGGAGCTTCCTGCTCCTACGGAGCTGGAGGAGGCGCTGAGGAACGGAGTCGTTCTTGCTAAACTGGGTCATCGATTCGCTCCCAACGTCGTCCCCCTGAAGAAGATCTATGACCCCGAGCAGCACCGATACcag GCTGTGGGTCTTCAGTTCCGTCACACCGACAACATCAACCACTGGAGGAACGCCATGACGACTTTAGGACTGCCGACG atcTTCCATCCAGAAACTACAGACGTGTACGACAAGAAGAACATGCCCAGAGCCGTGTACTGCATCCACGCACTCAG CCTTTATCTCTACAGACTGGGTTTGGCTCCACAGATCCACGACCTCTACGGGAAAGTCAAGTTTACTG AGGAGGAGATCAACAACATGAAGCTGGAGCTTGATAAATACGGGATCCAGATGCCGGCGTTCAACAAGATCGGAGGAATCCTGGCCAATGAGCTGTCAGTGGACGAAGCTGCAG TACATGCAGCGGTGATAGCCATCAACGAGGCGGTGGACAGAGGGGACGTTGGCGTCATGGCGGGGGCTCTGAGGAATCCTAACGCCATGCTGAGCGACCTGCAGGAGGCGCTGATGAGCGTCTACCACCAAATGCTGCATCAGGCTAAGAGAGGGAAAGCTCAACATGCAGCCGGCAGG cgTGGAGGTTCAGAGGAGAAAGACATCTATGAGGAGTATCTGACTCAGAGAGAGATCcaagaaaacatcaacatcGTCAACG TGCGATCAGCGGTGGAGCAGGTGGATGAAGCTCTGGAATCTGCAGATGAACTGTCCCTGCTCTCCGCTCTGCAGCTGCCATGTTTGGCCCTCAGGGGCCTCCGTACTGACAATGGCCCCTGGTACCTGGACCAGCTGTCGGCGGACCGCCAGCAGAAGGcgctg gaTCAGGGCTGTGTCGACCCCCTGGAACCTGATGAGCTGCAGGAAGCTGTGACCATCGCCAACCAGGAAGCCCAGAGAGCCAAGAACA tgctcACTGCAGTGCAGAGTGTTAATGCGTCGTTGCGTGGCAGCGACCCCAGACACACGGTCAGCTGtctgatgacctctgacctccagttGCCCGAAGTGTTTCCTTTTGCTGCCTCTCTGTATcacaaagagctgcagctgctgcagagacagactCCACAG ggggagctgcagcaggaggagctcTATGTTGCCGTGGAGATGCTGTCAGCTGTCGCCCTCATCAATCAGGCCATGGGGGCGGGAAGCCTGCAGCAGTTTAGCTCCTCATTGGTCAGTCCGTCTGCAGGACTCTCTGATGTAGACGACACCCTGCTGGACAG GTACTTTGAGTGTCTGGTTGGTGTGAAGCAGGAGATGAGCAGAGATCTACTGACCTGGAATCAGCTGCAGGAAGGAATCAACTCTGTCAACAGCTCAGTGCAGGACGAACACCAga aGCTCCTGGCTGTGGGAGTGATTAACGAGGCTGTGATCAGAGGAGACTCTcagaagctgctgtctgctctgctgctgccctccTGTGGCGTGGAGGAGGTTCTACCTGCCAACACCTGCAGATACCTGACCCTGCTGAGCAAGGCCAGGCAGCACAAAGCCCAG GTGAGCAGAGACCCAGGAGCTGAGCTGTGGTTGGCTGATATCCAGGAAGGAGTGAGGAGAGCCAATCAGCAGAGTCAGAGAGCTTTGAAGG tgtgtctgtcagtcgCAGCAGTGAACCAGGCTGTGAAGGAGAACAGGGTGAACCAGACTCTCAGAGTTCTGTCTCTACCTGAGGTGGAGCTGCAGGGACTCATCTCTACCTGTGCTGCAGAATATCAGAGAGAGCTGCTCAGTCTGctcacacacaagacacacacag GAGACAACAGGAGTCCGTGGGTTAGAGTCCGGCTGGAGGACGGCTCCTTTTATTACTTCCACCTGAACCGACTGGAGGGAAACTGGGAGAGACCGGCCGGCTTCGTACAGAACAGTGTGTTCATCGACAGAGAGGAGATAAAG GAAGTCATCAGCAGTGTGTCGGGCTCGTACAGTCGCAGCGTCCTCTGGAAGAGCAGCGACGCCCTCGTCGTTCGTCTGCAGGCGGCGTGTCGAGGGTTCCTGGTCAGACAGCAGCTGGAGGTGCGGCGGCGTTACCTGATCAGTCAGACACCTGCTGTCATCGTCATCCAG TCTCAGTGGAGGAGgtttgtccagcagagggcgtACAGGCGGCGGCTGCAGTTCCTCTACATGAACTGGCGAGCTGCGGTCAAG ctcCAGTCGTTTGTGAAGATGTGGTTGGCCAAGAGGAAGTATCAAGCTCGACTGAGGTTCTTCAGACGTAAC gtgGGCGCTATCATAAAGATCCAGGCCTTCTTCAGAGCCAGCAGAGCCCGGGACCAGTACAGGATGCTGG TGCACTCCGACACGCCCCCCCTGTCTGTGGTCAGGAAGTTTGTTCACCTGCTTGACCTGGGCGACGGTGACATCAGAGAGGAGGCGGAGCTTCTGCGTAtgagggaggaggtggtgagGAGCATACGCTTCAACCGGCAGCTGGAGGCAGACCTGGACCTGATGGACCTGAAGATCGGCCTGCTGGTCCGGAACAGAGCCACGCTGCAG GAAGTTGTGTCTCACTGTAAGAAATTGacgaagaagaacaaggagCAGTTGTCGGACATGATGGATGTGGAGAGAAGTAAAGGGCTGAAGGCTCTGAGccgagggaggagggagagactggAGGCCTACCAACACCTGTTctacctgctgcag accCAGCCTCTGTACCTGGCTCAGCTGATCTTCTTGATGCCTCAGAGTCGCTCCACCTCCTTCATGGAAATGTTGGTGTTTAGTTTGTTTAACTATGGCTCCGACCGCAGGGAggccttcctgctgctgcagctgttcacTGAGGCTCTGAGATACGAGATCAG gctgaaGGTGGAGCAGCCTCAGGATGTGGTCACAGGTAACCCCACCGTCATCAAGATGTTGGTGAACTTCTACCGTCACGCTCGTGGTCACAACGCCCTGCGCGAGGCCTTGGGTCCGGCGCTGCAGGACGTGCTGCAGGACCGGACCCTCAGCATCAGGACAGACCCGGTGGAAGTCTACAAGACCTGGATAAACCAGACCGAGACCCAGACCGGACACAAGAG CTCCCTGCCCTACGAGGTCTCTGCTAAAGACGCTCTGTCTCACCCTGAAGTTCAGAGACGCATCGACATCGCCATCATCAACCTGAAGAACCTGACGGACCGAGTCCTCAAAGCCATCACCTCCAACCTCCACAAACTGCC GTATGGTTTACGTTACACGGCGAAGGTCCTCAGAGACGCCCTGAAGACAAAGTTTCCTGAAGCCAGCGATGACGAGCTCTACAAG ATCGTAGGTAACCTGGTCTACTATCGTTACATGAACCCGGCCGTCGTGGCTCCGGACGGTTTCGACGTGGTGGACCGCTCGGCCGGCTCCGCCCTGCAGCCGGAGCAGCGTCACATCCTGGGCTCCATCGCCCGCATGCTGCAGCACGCCGCCGCCAACAAACACTTCCACGGAGACGGATACCACGTCAGAGCTCTGAATCAGTACATCAGCCAGACTCACACCAGGTTCAG GAAGTTcctgttgagtgtgtgtgacgtTCCTGAACCGGAGGACAGGTTCAGTATGGATGAATACTCAGAGCTGCTCATCGTGAACAAACCCGTCATCTACATCTCTGTCAGCGAGCTGCTCAACACGCACAAG ctgctgctggagcatCAGGAGGTTTTGTGTCCGGACTCCTCCGACCCGCTCAGACTGCTGCTGAAGGACCTGGGATCAGTTCCCACCCTTCAGGAACTCATCG gagagtcttcatcatcgtcatcctcaGCAGATCCAGGATCAGAGTCTCAGAGCTGTAAGATGGAGgtttctctgactctcaccagCAAGTTCGACATCTTCAGCGAGACCGATGACAAACCAGACGCCAGAGGACTGCTGCTCAG cacGAAGCAGCTGATCATCGACGTCATCAGGACTCAACCAGGCGACTCTCTGAGGGACATCCTGAGGACATCTCCCTCACATGACCAg gaagtgtgtcACGATTGGCTGATGCAGCGGCGTGCTCGGCAGGACGCTCTGACACctgagaagatgaagaggaaccAGTCGCTGGTTGCCAACAGCAACCTGAGtttggaggagaagaagaggaagatccTGAGGTGTCTTCGTCGTCTGGAGGGACTCGGAGTCCTGAGGTCACCTCAGACCGAAAACCAGATCCTGCAGATGATCGCCAAg GACATCCGTCAGCAGCGTCTGCACCGTCAGCGTCGGGGGGCGGAGCTCGTAAAGCTTCGTCAGACCCTCAGCAGTCTGCAGGTAAAGAGCAGCTTCCACAGTGAACAGGTGGACTTCTACAGACattacatcacttcctgtctggacAACCTGACTGCCAACAG TAAATCGACCAATAAGAAGGCAGCAGAGagcaaaggaaagaagaagCTTCCTGCTCTGAGTTACAGCGCTGCCCGGCTGCAGGAGAAAGGAGTTCTGTTAGAGATCGAAGACCTGCCCCCGACaca GTTTAAGAACGTGGTGTTTGACATTGTTCCTGGACCCGAGACAGGAAGCTTCAAAGTTAAAACTCGATTCCTTGGTGTCGAGATGGAAGAGTTCCTGCTCAAATACCAG gacctgctgcagctgcagtatgAGGGCGTGGCCGTGATGAAGATGTTCGATAAAGCGAAGATCAACGTCAACCTGCTCATCTTCCTGCTCAACAAGAAGTTCTTCAAGAAATGA
- the LOC130172580 gene encoding ankyrin repeat domain-containing protein 34A, whose protein sequence is MGDGGPLQTEGNALLKAVFQGKLRLTRLLLEGGAYINEGNERGETPISAACLANYDDPQARQRMVRYLLEKGADPNIPDKSGRTALMHACAEQAGKEVVSLLLENGADPSLRDYSGSSALVHAINKGDRDTLQVLLDACKAKGKEVIIITTDTSPSGTKKTKQYLNSPPSPGIVDKLSPACMSPSEVEIGTSSPAGDKSDEGIFSFALTSALPLPSARPPGEKRPPPRKLLKRLNSEPWGLVAPSVLVPQDRVDGGLEEEGGCDLSRTITEINGLSITEPVRPLLSRRHSIETHDPCSPKLIDRSCSEDCAALSGSWADKVQQHQILYRRNTAPESQENAGGPGAVAARALAHPKLTRMEHYESDTHLCPESIPGSPDSGRVSVERRRYNASPLSLVTSSSRESLENIPNSVSPMTMRRRPPGLLERRGSGTLLLDHISHTRPGFLPPLNINPQRPIPDIRANGKPTSPVHSGHKILVPVAPASPKRGPDFKMKKKLMRRHSMQTEQMKQLSTFQEILAEKVIESNGD, encoded by the coding sequence ATGGGAGATGGAGGACCTCTGCAGACTGAGGGGAACGCCCTCCTCAAAGCCGTCTTCCAGGGGAAGCTGAGGTTGACCCGCCTGCTGCTGGAGGGCGGCGCCTACATCAATGAGGGTAACGAGCGCGGAGAGACCCCCATTTCCGCTGCCTGCTTGGCGAACTACGACGACCCGCAGGCCCGGCAAAGGATGGTTCGGTACCTGCTGGAGAAAGGGGCGGACCCGAACATCCCCGATAAGAGCGGGAGGACGGCGCTGATGCACGCCTGCGCCGAGCAGGCAGGGAAGGAGGTGGTGTCACTACTGCTCGAGAACGGAGCTGATCCCAGTCTCAGGGACTACTCTGGTTCCTCTGCGCTCGTCCACGCTATCAACAAGGGCGACCGCGACACCCTACAGGTCCTGCTGGACGCCTGCAAGGCCAAAGGCAAGGAGGTGATCATAATCACCACTGATACATCTCCATCAGGCACCAAGAAGACCAAACAGTACCTCAACTCTCCCCCTTCCCCAGGCATCGTGGACAAGCTGTCTCCAGCCTGCATGTCTCCCTCTGAGGTTGAGATCGGCACCTCCTCGCCTGCAGGAGATAAGAGCGATGAGGGGATCTTCAGCTTCGCCCTCACCTCAGCTTTACCTTTACCTTCAGCTCGACCTCCAGGTGAGAAGAGGCCGCCACCTCGCAAGCTGCTGAAGAGGCTGAACTCGGAGCCCTGGGGCCTGGTGGCGCCCTCGGTGCTGGTTCCTCAGGATCGGGTGGATGGAGGTCTGGAGGAAGAGGGCGGCTGTGATCTCAGCAGGACGATCACTGAGATCAACGGCCTGTCCATCACAGAACCGGTCAGACCTTTGCTGTCACGGCGACACAGCATCGAGACCCACGACCCCTGTTCCCCCAAACTCATCGACCGGTCCTGCTCCGAGGACTGCGCAGCCCTCTCTGGATCCTGGGCCGACAAAGTCCAACAGCACCAGATCCTTTACCGCAGGAACACGGCCCCGGAGTCCCAGGAGAATGCCGGAGGACCTGGGGCAGTTGCGGCCCGTGCCCTGGCTCACCCCAAACTGACCCGGATGGAGCACTACGAGTCGGACACCCATCTCTGCCCAGAGTCCATCCCTGGATCTCCAGACTCTGGTCGGGTGTCTGTGGAGCGAAGGAGGTACAACGCCTCGCCCCTGTCCCTGGTCACAAGCTCCTCCAGAGAGTCTCTTGAGAACATCCCCAACTCGGTGTCCCCTATGACCATGCGCCGGCGTCCGCCTGGGCTCCTGGAGCGCCGGGGCTCAGGAACTCTCTTGCTGGACCACATTTCCCACACCAGACCCGGCTTCCTGCCTCCACTCAACATCAACCCCCAGAGACCCATCCCCGACATCCGGGCCAATGGTAAACCCACCTCCCCAGTCCACTCTGGACACAAGATCCTGGTTCCGGTGGCCCCCGCCTCGCCCAAACGGGGCCCGGACttcaagatgaagaagaagctgatgaGGAGACACTCGATGCAGACGGAGCAGATGAAACAGCTCTCCACCTTCCAGGAGATCCTTGCTGAGAAGGTCATCGAGTCCAATGGGGATTGA
- the pnp4b gene encoding purine nucleoside phosphorylase 4b, which produces MHTKGNSCCCCSFEDYKLTTEWLLNQTSHRPKVAVICGSGLGLLADGAANKQIFRYQDIPNFPVSTVQGHEGCLVFGTIEDTPCVFMQGHFHLYEGYSLCKVTFPVRIFKLMGVETLLVTNASGGICPDFKVGDIMIIKDHINLPGFAGQHPLCGPNDERFGIRFPCMSDAYSKDLRRVALDIGSELGCSDFIREGVYCMVSGPNFETIAEARMLLILGCDSVGMSTVPEVTVAKHCGLRVIGLSLITNKVSLDYSREEKVNHDEVLEIGKMRAEVLQKLVTTLISRCQQQSINTH; this is translated from the exons ATGCACACCAAAGGAAACTCCTG ctgctgctgctccttcgAGGACTACAAACTGACCACTGAATGGCTCCTGAACCAGACGAGTCACCGTCCAAAGGTGGCAGTGATCTGCGGTTCAGGACTCGGTCTCCTCGCTGATGGAGCAGCCAACAAACAAATCTTCAGATACCAGGACATCCCCAACTTCCCTGTCAGCACAG tccAGGGACATGAGGGCTGCCTGGTGTTTGGAACCATCGAGGACACTCCCTGTGTCTTCATGCAGGGTCACTTCCACCTGTACGAAGGTTACTCCCTTTGCAAG GTGACATTCCCTGTGAGGATCTTTAAGCTGATGGGGGTGGAGACCTTGCTGGTGACGAACGCCTCAGGAGGAATCTGTCCAGACTTTAAGGTCGGTGACATCATGATTATCAAGGACCACATCAACCTGCCGGGATTCGCCGGACAACACCCGCTGTGTGGACCCAATGATGAGCG ATTTGGGATCCGGTTCCCCTGTATGTCCGATGCGTACAGTAAGGATCTGAGGCGTGTGGCTTTGGACATTGGCTCAGAGCTCGGATGCAGTGACTTCATCAGAGAGGGAGTTTACTGCATGGTGAGTGGACCCAACTTCGAGACCATCGCTGAGGCCAGGATGCTGCTGATCCTGGGCTGCGACTCTGTGG GTATGAGCACTGTTCCTGAGGTGACCGTGGCCAAACATTGTGGACTCAGAGTTATTGGTTTGTCCCTCATCACCAACAAG GTGTCTCTGGACTACAGTCGGGAGGAGAAGGTGAACCATGACGAGGTTCTTGAGATCGGTAAAATGAGGGCGGAGGTTCTGCAGAAACTTGTCACCACCCTTATCAGTCGCTGCCAGCAGCAAAGCATCAACACCCACTGA